Part of the Vigna angularis cultivar LongXiaoDou No.4 chromosome 1, ASM1680809v1, whole genome shotgun sequence genome, atttactttaatagataatgtaatcaatttatattatttgtttctttagtttcgtattttttaatacatatttttaaatttttttataattatttattatttatacaattataatttttttaaatattgataattttgatattaaatatttaataatattatgttttgtttttgtttcgaCTTAGCAAGTCACATATggaaaaaaaacaagttttattatccaataatatttaaaataatagtctATATCCATGTATTTAtacctaaataaaaaatataataaattacttgAAAGTGCTAGAAGTTAaactttgttattaaatttttatgtggtataagaattttagtttaataaagtttttaatgattttcatattttttattggcGATGTATGATTTGTGACACACACTTTGATGAAATCATCTATATGAGTGTCGAGTGAGACTATTTGTATAATCTATTAACATAATCTCCAGAGCAATCGTGAATACTTGACACACACATGACTTAGTAAGCACAACACAACAATAACAACAGATATTGTGGGGAGTGTATTATGATTGATGAACCGCTAATACATAtaaagtgtctttggttcatataatTTGTTATACCAACTACAGTGTGTTAAGTTTTTTAGTATATAACTAGTTCACGAAGTTTGTtataccagctctgatgcaCAACATCTTACATGAGacccatattttttttctttcatatgttttatcttatcttttgcACTAGGTAAggaattgttataaaatatgttataaatatatagcaaaatatataatctctttttcaaatttgttgGTTGAGCTTGTTTCCTATTTCGCCGAAGCAAGCCTTCATAACTTTAGTCATAAGGGTTGCAAGAGTTGGGTTTGAATGTTGTGTGTCTCTTTCACAAGTCATGGATCTTGGTCCATGACAACCCTCCtacatttataaatacatgttattTGCCTCCTTTGAAATACATAACACACACTTATCTTCTCTCTTGTCCTCCTgtcttattttctattttctcaatttattaTCTAGGTTTAAtagtttattctttttaaagtttCTTCTAGTTCTGATATCTTTGAAAAATCTAAAAAGTTCTTTTCATATATATTGAGAAACTTGCATAATATACTACGAATAAATCCTTAAGGATAATGAATTTACACTCCTCAGGAATCAAGCTTTACttccaaattattttattttttgataattGAATGTTCAACCCActtaatatttagttatttttcatCCTACAAGATGTAACAAACAAATGTGTTAAGTGTTATGACGAGTGGAATTTCTTAATCCTTTATCTATTGTGCATTTCATTCGTGACAACAACATTTAAAAGacttaagaaaacaaaaggacAAAATTATGCTCTAATTGTTTTGTTAGTTATAATTTGGGCTTTCTAACCacatgaaaacaaataaaaatgcaaaattgaaatgatgatgatgttatGTTTAAAAATGTTCCATTATCATATTACTAATGAATTTATGACCCGCAAtttgtttgaataatttaaaacgAGATATTTTAGGAAGTGTTTTGTAAGTACATTCTTGTTTTATGTGTTATATGGGTGTATAATATTCCAACATGTCTAATGTAGCTAGTAACTTAATTATTGCTATGAAACTAATGTAATTAAGGCTGGGTATAGTTAATGTAATTGTACTGAACTTTAGTTTATCTATACttttttatactataaaaactaaactacttgtactaaaaactaaattatactagtttttaattcagtttaaagaaactaaacttttatatttgtagttCAGTTAACTTTATAAACTGAACCATGAACTAGTTATTagtaaagaatatatatattttgcatattttatttaatcttataattataattttgaattattacttACCTTTTCATCTAGTCTTCGATTTAGTTTTTTAACATGACAACAGAAATTGCtcaatattgattatttaatcattattcattatatttattatttaatctcataattattatttttattttattaaaaaataaaaattgacatgAAATTATTCTTGaccataaatattttgaatattttgtattatatagtatcattgttaaaaataaaagcgttatatatatatatatattcaaattatttaaaaattagttttatgattaaactaaattatatatttaatttgtcttTATAGTTTATGATATAAAACTAAATGAAAGATTCTAagacaaatataatttaaaaggttaaatgtattttatattttgtaagaataatttattattaaactaaatatatttttttttctgagagTTAGACGTaagttttgaagaaagaaagttagggaaaagaataaaaggaaaaccaaaaataaataaaatttattagaattatatgttaattttaattatttgtttatagaaaatattataaagttatttaattttatttatacaataagTTTGAAATAAATCTGAAGTATTTTTCGGAGGTTTAAGAGTAAAcgttttaaataaaacaaacttcCAATAATCCAttcttaaaattacattaatttctgataaatgattttttttaaatatgaatttttttaatagataacatataaaaatagaaataatattttatatgattggTATTAAGTCTAAGAATATATAACTTATcttaaagacaaaaacaaaagaacaatgtttaaaactcaaaataaaatattttccgtAAAAACGATGGAAGAGTAAGGAGTTTTATAAAACTGACTTGATGATCTTGAAAGGATTTGGTTATTAGTTAATTGGTATAACTGCAGTTTTTTATAACTGAACTGTTAACAATACAGTTTATATATAGTATATGtagttcaattatttttaatttattagaaatatagttaactataatttattatagtttaGTATAGTTTAGATACTTATGGCCGAGCCCTAAATGTAATGTTTTGGGTTAAACCACTTACTAGAGTACAACTTTAACTTttgtgtgtttttgttttgttattcaCAAGAGTGGAGCACAATTTagttaaaaatgaaactttACAATATAAAATAGGCGATGAGGCCATGTGATGTGATGTGCTACCGTAGCCACATTTTTCTTCCAAAAACATATCGGTTaggaaaaaaagataaaaaagccCATTACTTTAAGGACATGATGTCCCCCCTTTGAAATCACTTTTAGGACAATCAtgtagtaaattttattttgaccccataaatttataattggaTTCCAAATGATGGAATTAACATTGAGTGGATTCTAATGTTTTATGTAAGAAATAAACTTTAGGATAAAGAATGGtataataagtttaattaataaaaaaatttagttaaaaaaagtttaaatgttaaaaaataaatttaaagtttaatttagtcttttaaaattattttaatggatataagattaaaaaaatagtgaaattaaACCGGCAAGCATTGCAATTTAGTGTAAAAACGCGTCCAACGTTGTCGTTATTCCTTACGGATAAGGTTTGGGCAATTTGTAGAAACGAAAAGATAAAAACATGTTGAAATCTGGTTCTAAATAATGTAAGACTTATCCCTCAGGATTCTTTTCACTTTTGAAACACTTCCAAACAAATAGTTCATTAGTTCATCAATCATCATCTAATCCAGCAccgaaaagaaaattatttaactttgcCCATCCAATAATGTCACAGGGAAACACAAGTTGCTGTCAAGGCTTGCAGAATACAACACTGCTATCAAGTATGGACAGAGTAAAATTCCAAATTTTGGCTTCAGCTCCTGCATACTAACAAAAAATTCGGTAGATGGTTAGTCAGGGCACCACATAATTCTTTTCCATAATTAGGTTTACAAATTCAGACAAAGATGTTTGAGAAATAGAATGTCACAACAACTGTTAAAACTGTTAATTAAACCGTTCTGTTCTGTGTTACTCTCTATTGTAACCCCTCCCACGTAGACACAATGCCATGTATTACCGCCAGTGTCGGCATATTTATGTTCATATAATCATAGTAAGATATCTGAAAACAACAAACATGACAGATTTGAAATCAAGCAGTGTTTTGTTTGCTGGTAATTGTAATTTTATCTTGACAGATGTATCTTTCTGTGAAGACAGACACTTGCAAGGAAACTGATAGATTAGGAAAGTGacaagaaaatagaaaattaccAGAGTGAAAATTCTAAAACAATGAAACACCAACCTACATTTAAATCTCAATCAAACTCATTTTTCCCACAAATGATGTCATTATGGAGCTATATGCTAATCCCTATGAGAAACTTTATAGAGGTAAATGAGGTAAATTGGCAGACTAAGTTGGTATGAGATCTAAATGAGGTAGCATAGTGCCAAACTTAGGTCGACCCTACCATCCTTTTTGCTCCCTTTAATTCCCTTTACCTTTCCTAGCTTGTGAGTTCTGACCCAACAGAGACCACCACGTCCATAACATCCTAATATTCTCTTCTTTATGGTGAGAGAAGAGAAACAAAGAGACCAACCACATCTACATTCACTCCACACCCTTCTTTCCCCTTTCTCTTAGCCATTCAGTGTGTTAGACCCTCTTAAACTCACTATGACACTGACACTACCTCCTCCAAAATCGCCATTTTTAAAGACCCTTTTCTTCCTCCTCACTCTCTTCCCTAGCTACCTTGCTCTCCCTGATCCTGATGCTGCTGCTTCAGCATCACTTCAGCCTATCACACCACACCATATGTCAACTGGCACAATCCCTGCATTCCCGGAACAAGCTGATGTTGAAGGGTGCCCTCTTAACCTCTCTGATGAACACTATGAAGGAATAAAGAGTGCATGCGGCTCCAGCAAAAATGCTGCAGATAAAGACCTCCACCGTAGCAGATGCTGTCCGGTGCTTGCTGCCTGGCTCTATTCTGCTTACTCGGTCACTGCCCTTGGTGGTGGAATGCAACACGAACGTGCCTCACAAGGCCATACCACATCCTATGACATGCCCTTGTTGCCTGACGATTCAGAAACATGTGTGAGCGACTTGGGGAAGGCCTTGAAAGTTAGAGGAATCCAGCTTGTTCAGCCTAACGAGACTTGTGATGTGGTGTATTGCTACTGCGGCATTAGGCTCCACCCTTTGACCTGCACCGAGTCTTTTTCAGTTACTCCAAGTGGGAGTCTTGTCGTAGATGGAAGTGTTAGAAGATTGGAAAAGGATTGCTTGAGTAGCAGCAATAATGTCAATAAGTTTCCAGGCCTAGGAGGATGCTCCAAGTGCTTGCATAGTCTCTATTCGGTAAGTTTTCAGCTACTTCCTTcgtattttgttttgtttagcATTGTTTGTTTTTGAAGCGATGGATAGATCTTACATCTCTGAATATGATGAAGCTGATCAAGGTTTCATCTTCATGCTCGATGATTGGgaaagtgtttttctttttttgcctTCCTTTACTTCGGATAGTGGTTATTGGCACTCTGCTTTACGCGCCTTTCGATCAGTGTAGCTCACGAAAGTTTACAGAAACATTATTAGTGCACTGTGTCCACTTTAGTAATTTGAGAGTTACCGATATGAATTTTGGTCAAATGATTCGAATGTCTTGAAATCATGTGTACCCATAATGGATTAAGCACATGTGATGTTCCTATATTGTCTTCAAAATGAACAGAAGTTTTTACATTCTTGCTGTCAAGACATTTGTTCTACTAGCACTTAGCATTAAAACTAGTTATGTCGTGTAAAACAAGTTCTTGTTCACGAGAAAAAGTGTTATTTCTTAAAAAGCAAGACACATTGCAATGAATTTAGTGTTATTGTTCTTGTCACTGGCCATTAATGATGTTTTAAGCGTAGAGACAGGGTTGTACGTTcagttcattatttttttttccgtCACATGCGGCTACCTAGTAAATTGACTGCGATGAGTAAAACTGAGATCTGATTCTCCAGCTGATTCTTCTGAAGCATTCACAAATTGCCTGACACATTTTCTGCTTAATTCATAGATATTGGCATTAGCTGATATAATATCTGCAGCCATATTTGGATTTATCGTTCCTGTTTCTGATTTGATTTAGCAGTCTGCTAAAATTATGTCTCTTGTGCCTATTTTTCCCACGTATAAAAATCCCATGCATTGTTTCAGAATCTTAAATTCATCACTTAAAAAACTAGGCCTTCATTTAAGATGTTCTGAATATTGTTCAGCGTTGTTGCTTCCCTAAAAACAAATGAATCATAGCACAATGTCCCACCATTATAATCTTCACACAATCCCATGTTTCAAAACCAAACCTGTCTAAGCTAAACAATTAGTTGGTTGATATATACTTCTCCCATGAGCTATTTTTGTAATAGATAGCTAGCATTGATGTGCAGCTTTGACCTTTGTTCTAGGAGTGGATGTTAcaccaatataataaaagatgtaTAACTTAACAAGCCTTTGGTTGTACGCAGCTTAGAAAGAAGTCTTCAAATTCAAGCAAGTCGGAAGATAGGACCACCAAGATCCATAACAAAGACTGTGAACTCATGGGTCTGACATGGCTTCTGGCAAAGAATCGAACAGCTTACATTCACACAGTTTCTGGGGTTCTTCGAGCTCTGATGTTGAGCAAGGAAGGGTCTGACCCACAATCATGCACTCTAAACAGTGATGGAATGCCTCTTGCCGTTGATTCATCTGAAATGTCAGATGAATCTCCATCAAGCTACCTCCAAGCACCgatttttctctctttgttACTCCTTGGAGTGCATTATTTCACTGTATCATCCACCTAACTGAAATGCAGCCAGGACATGGCATTTGTAAATCTGAATCTTGGCTCTGTGCTTAggagtgtaattttttttcaattgggttAATTTGTTTGATAGAAAATTGACATGATTTGATCTTGGTGGGACTGGATTGGCATGTGCTAATAGCGACCTGTGGTTGGTTTTGGAGGGACAAAAATGGCTGTAGCTGCATTGGGTGTTGCGGTGGCATTATTTTTAGACAGTTGTATGCTTCACGGGTGATTTATCATTTAGGGGAACGTTTAAGTCtccatcaccatcttcatcgTCAATTCTCTCTTTGTTTTCTTGTATCGAGTAACATTTATTTGAcataagatataaaaataaagtgatcataaatatacaaatttttatattttttttaagaatagtGATATATTGATATGTTAATGTGGCAAAAACATTCATTTAATAAGTCAagtgttattaatttttaaaaatatacactATAATGGCATGAAAATTCTAAATCTCGAATGAatgttaaaaactaaaattgtgtcaaaatattattgttttgttttcaataaagagaaaagtaaaaaaaataagatagtatcaaataaatttaaaaattttatatgtttcaaaatatatttttctcaattataccataaataaataactatgcattatctttaaatttagaTACTAAAAAcagatttaatttaataaagataaaaaattatatttaaaaatattaaaccttttagaaaatattatttgaaattcgtgaaaaatctttccaaataattatctagaaaaattaatgatttcaaaatgcataatttatgtaattagGGTCTTTCAGCATAATGTTGAGGTATTGGGATAAAGGCGAAGGGTATTTTTGTCCTACGAAATAAACAACGGAGCCCAAAACAATATCGTACACTCGTTATAAATATCATGTCGGCAATGTGATATCCGCAATTACGCTTTCTATTTTTACAGTTGTAGTGTTGGGAAGTAGATTTAAATTACATCATTTAAAACAATCATTAAAATTGCGATTCacttaaagaagaaaatatattttgtatcaaGTTAATTTTAGTTCATCAGCTTTATGTTGTGgacttaaattatttatttttaattaaattaaatactttgaaaattaCCATTTATCACATGTATATATGTGCTTTCCAAAGCCCTCTTCATGGGTTAGTTAAAGACAAATTGTCATAATTTATGGCCCAATTAGGGTTAGTCAATTTAAACgagaaattatatgaaaaaatggaatcccaaattatatatatatatatatatatatatatatatatatatttatttatttatttcaacaGCAAAAGTTAAGAACGAATGTCAAATTAAAAACTATGTTTCACGAAAACCAACATTCATTTTAAGTCTATAGTTGATGTGTTATGGTAGTCTAAGAACTACAATGGGTTATGTAGGAAATTTCTTTCTGCACTCCCATGTTTTCTTCTTACACctctatattttataaaattccgATATACCCCTGTTgcaattaatagaaaaaagtgTAAGATTTTGTGTTCTAATTATATTTCTGGACTGGACAACAGATTTGCATTCTGAAACAAGTGTTTCAGAATATATTTTCAGATAtagaaataacttttaaaatacatattttttaatataattttgagtttaaaatatattttcaaattttgaaatattttttaaaatagtcattttaaaatataaaaaattccaGAATTGGAAATTACTTCCTAATCAAGAAATACATCTTTTAAAATAGGTTAAAAAGATTCTCGTGTAAGAAATTACAGCATTGAAACAAGAACTATAATGAAGTGTGCTAAAGcaaaatttaatgaaagaatTTTTTCAGTCCTTACTTTAAAACCTACTCTACAGACATAAAGTTGTAAAAGTTATAGGTCATATTTGCTGTATCAAGTTTCATTAAGAACTAGAATGAAGCTAAGTGTACTAAAGcaaaatttaatgaaagaatTTTTTCAGTCCTTACTTTAAAGCCTACTCTACATACATAAAGTTGTAAAAGTTATAGGTCATATTAGATGTATCAAATTTCATTCCAGCTTTTGGTACAAGATCATAAAAACTAACATAATGTATTTCTTTTTCGAAGTTTATCAGTACTATAACTTCATAATACTTTAATCTGACTCCTCAGTTCTTATCAATTTATTGGAAACTTTCTCAtacatcaaatttaaataaaaagggaaaaaagttGAAGTACATTGTCCAATAACAGTACCTATGATAGAGACACAACAGTGAGAATACAAAATGAAGATAGATAGATGgatctttaatttaatatcgCTTTCATTGGAATTCAAGACCAAACACATATGAAAATGCACAAACAgtgaaattataaatacaaatccAGAAGCTGCAAAGCTTAACACATGCATCAAGGTTGAAGAAATTGCACACATAACAGGTAATTCCTAAACAGAGCAATGAAAACAGAACATacagaaattttattttcttgtttataaCAGGACTATTAGAGAAGAATTGGTACACAGGTTTTCTACCACAACTTCAACTTTTTTGAATTATTCATTTCAATAACTTCTAGTACTGTAACTTGGTTAACATTAAATAGAATTTGTTATATATCCTGAGATACCTGTTCTTCATACAAGTCATAAAAACAATGTAGTTTTTTTATAGATACATATATGGAATGCAAGAATGTGACTaccttttttcatttttcttttttcacatTTGCAATTCCATTTTGATTGCCTTGAAGATGATTTCAGAAAATTGTTACTGGAGGAAGCAACAAGTAAAGCAGGATCAGAAGACAGTGATTACACGAAAAGAGAGACTAAGAGTAATATTATTATGGCAGGAAAGTAATCAAGAACAAACAGGGCACAAGATCAAGCCATTTTCATTGCAATGGAGACACTTAACAACAAATACTCTTCCCCCTTCCTTAACAACACTCTTGCAACTGCCATTACAGTTGAAGCAAGGCAAGAACCTCATGTCCCCGCAACCCTCACAAAcagcaccaaccttcttcttcggCAACCCCTTAAGCAGTTCTCCGAGAATACCATCTTCGGCGACCTTCAGCATTTCCTCGGCGCCACCGATGTAGAGGCCCTTCACGAACACTCTCGGGGGAACCATCGCTTCTCTCTGCTTCCCCTTCAGCAACCCTTTCAGCTCCTCCCGGAACCCGCTGTCCATCGACACGTCACGCTCGCAGATAGCCACGCCCAAGGCCTCGAACGCCGCGCGCACCGCGTTGCACGCCTCGAACGTTTTCCGCACGCCGCGCAACGTCGTCGTGTAGATCACCACGCGGTTTTCCCCGCTCGGGGGACATATTCGCTCGAACCGGTTCGGTGGCGTTGGACCGGGTTTGGTGGGAGTGAGGAGGTTAGGGTTGGAGTTTTCTTTGGAAAAGCGGAAGCTTTCGGTGTCGAGACCGGACATGAGTTCCCATGAGTTTATGATCTCGGGTTCGGATCGGAAGGGTCTTGGTTCGGACCAAAGGGACTTGGGTTCGGAGTTTGGTTCGGAGGGGAAAAGAGAGGCTAGGGTGAAACGTGAAGGAGGTGTAGAAGGGGTGGTTGTGTGCGGTGGGTCGAGGGTGAGAAGGCCGTAGGTGGTGGAGGTGAGGGAGACGATGTGGTGGCCCAAGGCGGAGGAACCCAGTTGGGTGAATTCTTCGTCTCGGTTGAGAAGATTGGAAGAAACGCAACCcatcactctctctctctctctctcttctctcggagaattttgaattttggtggAATGAACTGAAActgaagaaagtgaagaaaaagaaatgttagTGTAGTTTCTGCGTTTTGCAGTGATGATTGTTTATTCTTTTGAGCATTAAATTTTGTGTGCTTTTCTTCAATTTCGTTTCTTACTTTGTCGATTCAATTTTCAAACGCCGTGGGTCCCACCGAACTCGAGCGCTAAAAATTTGATGACATGACATGGGAAAAGGAGCTTTTCTTATTTAAACTCCTCGTTCCCTCCATTACATTTTTACTTATGATTCGTCGATAGAGTTTTAAATGCAtaatttgatttcttattttgGAAATGAAACAGACAATATAAACttagtaaaattatattttttttcataaccagatttaatttatacaaaataaataattcaaatgtgATAATTGAGATCAAATGATTAAACGACTAATTAAGGTCTAATAGTTAACTtgaataatcaaattaaaatattaagactAAAATGTCCACATGAAAATTTAGGTTAAGAGGTTGGTATCGAATAATCAACCAAATAATTAAGGTCTAATGATCAATTAGATGGTTGAGATGATACTTGCTAACGTCTTTCACTAGTATATTGTTCATCATGTTTCTTATAATTATCATAggttaaaataaatgtttgtttTGTCTCAAGATAAACGTCAAAATATTTCGGTGTGAGCCAGTTGAGTACTTCAATTCTCGAATAGTTTTGTTTTGTATCACTCTTCTCTCTTGTCTATTTTGTCTCAAAAATCTCTCATAAAATACCATTCCCACGATATTTgcaaaagatattttaatactaaagTAAATAGGTAACTGAactaaaagatattaaatacaTTAATGCATGATTGAATAATACTGTAATCAGCATTAGTTAGTCGATTTATAATTATCGTTAATTAAGCGTTAATGTGATGTTTATTCTAAAATAAGTGAATTAGGAATAATCTATCTAGATGAGccgttcaataaaaaaatataaactttaaaataactttttttcagaatcagattaaatttatacaaaataaatatcgAATTCATGATTGAATTACTCAAACACACGAACATAATCCTTTGAAACATAACATGGATGGGCTGCATAGACCCTGCAAACGCAAATTAAAGAGTAAGTTATGTAAAATAACGCATCATGGTCGtgaaataataatcaaataaggACTTACGTCTTATTCATACGCTAAAAGCTGTCACAAATTTTCCTCAAACATAGCAACGTTAAACTAGAAAACAACCgtaaaatccaaaatatatgATTCCTggttatttaaaatacaatccTATATAGTGTGACACAAAAACAATGCGCGGGAAGTTTAACTTGAGGCAGTTACACAGCAGCAACTTTCAACTTCTACAACCCTCTAATTTTCCGAAACCCCATTTGAAAGAGAAAGACTCCCACATTGTGAAATGCACCAAAGCCATCTCTACCCACATGCGCAATGGCCACTGCAACTTGGCTCTCCGAGTCTTCAACTCCATGCCGATTCGAAACTCTGTCTCTTACAACGCCATGATATCTGGGTACTTGAGGAACGCAGAGTTCTCACTTGCAAGGGACCTGTTTGATAGAATGCCCCACAAAGACTTGTTTTCCTGGAATCTAATGCTTACTGGCTACGTCAGGAACCGCAGACTCCGTGATGCTCGCGTGTTGTTTGATTCAATGCCCGAAAAGGATGTTGTTTCCTGGAATGCCATGCTGTCTGGGTATGTCCGGAGTGGGCACGCTGATGAGGCAAGGGAAGTTTTTGATGAGATGCCTCACAAGAATTCCATCTCGTGGAATGGGTTGCTTGCAGCATATGTTCGGAGTGGGAGACTCGAAGAGGCCAGTAACTTGTTTGAGTCCAGGTCAGACTGGGAATTGATTTCTTGGAATTGTTTGATGGGTGGGTATGTGAGGAGAAACATGTTAGGCGAAGCTAGGCTTCTTTTTTATCAAATGCCTATTAGGGATCTAGTTTCCTGGAATACCATGATTTCAGGTTATGCACAGGATGGAGATTTGTCGCAGGCTAGGAGATTGTTTGCGGAGTCTCCAGTAAGGGATGTTTTCACGTGGACAGCAATGGTGTATGCCTATGTGCAGAATGGAATGTTGGATGAAGCGAGGACAGTTTTCGATGAAATGCCACAGAGAATAGAGATGTCGTACAATACAATGATTGCTGGTTATGTacaatacaagagagtggacaTGGCAAGAAAATTGTTTGAGGCGATGCCTTTTCCAAATATAGGTTCATGGAATATCATGATAAGCTGTTATTGTCAGGAGGGTGATGTAGCACAGGCAAGGAACTTGTTTGATAGGATGCCTGAGCATGATTCTGTATCTTGGGCAGCTATTATTGCTGGTTATGCTCAGAATGGTCACTATGAAGAAGCTATGAACATGCTTGTGGAGATGAAACGAGATGGAGAAGGTTTAAATAGATCTACCTTTTGTTGTGCGCTGAGCACATGTGCTGATATAGCTGCTTTGGAGTTAGGGAAACAAGTTCATGGACAAGTTGTGAAGACAGGGTATGAAAACGGCTGTTTAGTGGGGAATGCACTTGTTGGAATGTATTGTAAATGTGGCTGCATAGATGAAGCTTATGAAGTGTTTCAAGGAATACAACATAAAGATATCGTCTCATGGAACACAACGTTATCTGGTTATGCTAGGCATGGATTTGGCAGGCTGGCTTTAACAGTATTTGAGTCAATGATCACAGCAGG contains:
- the LOC108333070 gene encoding uncharacterized GPI-anchored protein At4g28100; the encoded protein is MTLTLPPPKSPFLKTLFFLLTLFPSYLALPDPDAAASASLQPITPHHMSTGTIPAFPEQADVEGCPLNLSDEHYEGIKSACGSSKNAADKDLHRSRCCPVLAAWLYSAYSVTALGGGMQHERASQGHTTSYDMPLLPDDSETCVSDLGKALKVRGIQLVQPNETCDVVYCYCGIRLHPLTCTESFSVTPSGSLVVDGSVRRLEKDCLSSSNNVNKFPGLGGCSKCLHSLYSLRKKSSNSSKSEDRTTKIHNKDCELMGLTWLLAKNRTAYIHTVSGVLRALMLSKEGSDPQSCTLNSDGMPLAVDSSEMSDESPSSYLQAPIFLSLLLLGVHYFTVSST
- the LOC108333515 gene encoding uncharacterized protein At5g39865, which produces MGCVSSNLLNRDEEFTQLGSSALGHHIVSLTSTTYGLLTLDPPHTTTPSTPPSRFTLASLFPSEPNSEPKSLWSEPRPFRSEPEIINSWELMSGLDTESFRFSKENSNPNLLTPTKPGPTPPNRFERICPPSGENRVVIYTTTLRGVRKTFEACNAVRAAFEALGVAICERDVSMDSGFREELKGLLKGKQREAMVPPRVFVKGLYIGGAEEMLKVAEDGILGELLKGLPKKKVGAVCEGCGDMRFLPCFNCNGSCKSVVKEGGRVFVVKCLHCNENGLILCPVCS
- the LOC108333313 gene encoding pentatricopeptide repeat-containing protein At4g02750; translation: MRGKFNLRQLHSSNFQLLQPSNFPKPHLKEKDSHIVKCTKAISTHMRNGHCNLALRVFNSMPIRNSVSYNAMISGYLRNAEFSLARDLFDRMPHKDLFSWNLMLTGYVRNRRLRDARVLFDSMPEKDVVSWNAMLSGYVRSGHADEAREVFDEMPHKNSISWNGLLAAYVRSGRLEEASNLFESRSDWELISWNCLMGGYVRRNMLGEARLLFYQMPIRDLVSWNTMISGYAQDGDLSQARRLFAESPVRDVFTWTAMVYAYVQNGMLDEARTVFDEMPQRIEMSYNTMIAGYVQYKRVDMARKLFEAMPFPNIGSWNIMISCYCQEGDVAQARNLFDRMPEHDSVSWAAIIAGYAQNGHYEEAMNMLVEMKRDGEGLNRSTFCCALSTCADIAALELGKQVHGQVVKTGYENGCLVGNALVGMYCKCGCIDEAYEVFQGIQHKDIVSWNTTLSGYARHGFGRLALTVFESMITAGVKPDEITMVGVLSACSHNGLTDRGTEYFHSMDKDYGVKPNSKHYTCMIDLLGRAGRLEEAQNLIRNMPFEPDVAIWGALLGASGIHGNMELSEKAAEMVFKMEPNNSATYVLLSNLYAASKRWVDVSKIRLKMREVGVHKTPGYSWVEIHNKIHTFTAGDCFHPEKHRIYAFLEELDLKMKQEGYVPATKLVLHNVEEEEKKHMLKYHSEKLAVAFGILTIPAGRPIRVMKNLRVCEDCHNAIKHISKIVGRLIIVRDSHRFHHFSEGNCSCGDYW